A DNA window from Panthera tigris isolate Pti1 chromosome X, P.tigris_Pti1_mat1.1, whole genome shotgun sequence contains the following coding sequences:
- the KCNE5 gene encoding potassium voltage-gated channel subfamily E regulatory beta subunit 5: MNCSESQRLRTLLSRLLLELHHRGNASGLGAGPGPSMGMGVGPDPFVGREATSAKGDDAYLYILLIMIFYACLAGGLILAYTRSRKLVEAKDEPAQASAAHEWAAADAETAAGSPAQGRRQLAPGAPPAPAQGAEGV, translated from the coding sequence ATGAACTGCAGCGAGAGCCAGCGGCTGCGCACCCTCCTCAGCCGCCTGCTGCTCGAGCTGCACCACCGGGGCAACGCCAGCGGCCTGGGCGCCGGCCCCGGCCCGAGCATGGGTATGGGGGTCGGGCCCGACCCGTTCGTGGGCCGCGAGGCGACCAGCGCCAAGGGCGACGACGCCTATCTCTACATCCTGCTCATCATGATCTTCTACGCCTGCCTGGCCGGGGGCCTCATCCTGGCCTACACCCGCTCCCGCAAGCTCGTCGAGGCCAAGGACGAGCCGGCCCAGGCCTCCGCGGCGCACGAGTGGGCCGCCGCCGACGCCGAGACTGCGGCCGGCTCTCCGGCCCAGGGCCGCCGCCAGCTTGCCCCCGGGGCGCCGCCCGCCCCGGCCCAGGGCGCCGAGGGGGTCTAG